A stretch of the Mesorhizobium huakuii genome encodes the following:
- the uvrB gene encoding excinuclease ABC subunit UvrB, protein MAKSPDKRTPPTADDDRAAPKRRSPLTDFLDASEPLHRGGFAEMPQPELSGTPLTGSIADWAEQIEQEAEREGRQTGKGDGGKAPKPSKKIPERSSAPGRTARGTSMGGAATARERTAAGLNPVAGLDISLEEAETMTSSGVTATVAALSALIESGNPLHKDGVLWTPHRPARPEKSEGGIAIKMVSDFEPAGDQPTAIKDLVEGVDNSDRTQVLLGVTGSGKTFTMAKVIEETQRPALILAPNKTLAAQLYSEFKKFFPDNAVEYFVSYYDYYQPEAYVPRTDTFIEKESSINEQIDRMRHSATRSLLERDDVIIVASVSCIYGIGSVETYTAMTFQMQIGDRLDQRALLADLVAQQYKRQDINFVRGSFRVRGDTIEIFPAHLEDRAWRISMFGDEIEQITEFDPLTGQKTGELKSVKIYANSHYVTPRPTLNQAIKSIKEELKQRLVELERAGRLLEAQRLEQRTRFDLEMLEATGSCAGIENYSRYLTGRQPGDPPPTLFEYIPDNALVFIDESHVTVPQIGGMYRGDFRRKATLAEYGFRLPSCMDNRPLRFEEWDAMRPLSVAVSATPGGWEMEQAGGVFAEQVIRPTGLIDPPVEVRPAKSQVDDVVGEIRETTKAGYRTLVTVLTKRMAEDLTEYLHEQGVRVRYMHSDIDTLERIEILRDLRLGAFDVLVGINLLREGLDIPECGFVAILDADKEGFLRSETSLIQTIGRAARNVDGKVILYADQVTGSMERAMAETNRRREKQMEWNAANGITPESVKSRISDILDSVYEKDHVRADISQFTDSAGAMMGNNLKAHLDAMEKQMRDAAANLDFEKAARIRDEIKRLREMELSISEDPLAKYADMESPVSGREKGKHNKGVAKHRTVEEQERFRKLDEVRAAEEAARAARPNLFRKPSIDDMGPGTDMPTPAGAVSRSLFKKQSAEEAHGSDFGIPGDATKPLFKKNSLDEMTVRRTEKPVEGKLPAKPQPISPKWGEMPGGAGAKDRDDKPIVRQRAGIGSYEDPGDTRREKRRPGKTGRPGK, encoded by the coding sequence ATGGCCAAATCCCCCGATAAAAGAACGCCGCCGACGGCGGATGACGACCGCGCCGCGCCGAAGCGGCGCAGCCCGCTGACCGATTTCCTCGACGCCTCGGAGCCGCTGCACAGAGGCGGCTTCGCCGAGATGCCGCAGCCCGAACTGTCGGGCACGCCGCTGACCGGCTCGATCGCCGACTGGGCCGAGCAGATCGAACAGGAGGCGGAGCGCGAAGGGCGCCAGACCGGCAAGGGCGACGGCGGCAAAGCGCCAAAGCCGTCGAAGAAGATTCCTGAGCGTTCGTCCGCGCCTGGACGCACGGCGCGCGGCACCTCGATGGGCGGCGCGGCCACGGCGCGCGAACGCACGGCAGCCGGCCTTAACCCGGTCGCCGGCCTCGACATCTCGCTGGAAGAGGCCGAGACGATGACGTCGAGCGGCGTCACCGCGACGGTCGCCGCTCTGTCGGCGCTGATCGAATCCGGCAATCCGCTGCACAAGGACGGCGTGCTGTGGACGCCGCACCGCCCTGCCCGGCCGGAAAAATCCGAAGGCGGCATCGCCATCAAGATGGTGTCGGACTTCGAGCCGGCCGGGGACCAGCCGACCGCCATCAAGGACCTTGTCGAAGGTGTCGACAACAGCGACCGCACCCAGGTGCTGCTCGGCGTCACCGGCTCGGGCAAAACCTTCACCATGGCCAAGGTGATCGAGGAGACCCAGCGCCCTGCCCTGATCCTGGCGCCCAACAAGACGCTGGCAGCGCAGCTCTATTCCGAGTTCAAGAAATTCTTCCCCGACAATGCGGTGGAGTATTTCGTCTCCTATTACGATTATTACCAGCCGGAAGCCTACGTCCCGCGCACCGACACTTTCATCGAGAAGGAATCCTCGATCAACGAGCAGATCGACCGCATGCGCCACTCGGCGACGCGCTCGCTGCTCGAGCGCGACGACGTCATCATCGTCGCCTCGGTGTCCTGCATCTACGGTATCGGCTCGGTCGAGACCTATACGGCGATGACCTTCCAGATGCAGATTGGCGACCGGCTCGACCAGCGGGCTCTGCTAGCTGACCTCGTCGCCCAGCAGTACAAGCGGCAGGACATCAATTTCGTCCGCGGCTCGTTCCGCGTGCGCGGCGACACGATCGAGATCTTCCCGGCCCACCTTGAGGATCGTGCCTGGCGCATCTCGATGTTCGGCGACGAGATCGAGCAGATCACCGAGTTCGATCCGCTGACCGGCCAGAAGACCGGGGAGCTGAAAAGCGTCAAGATCTACGCCAACTCGCACTATGTGACGCCGCGCCCGACGCTCAACCAGGCGATCAAGTCGATCAAGGAAGAGCTCAAGCAGCGGCTGGTCGAGCTGGAGCGCGCCGGCCGCCTGCTGGAGGCGCAGCGGCTGGAACAGCGCACCCGCTTCGACCTCGAAATGCTGGAGGCCACCGGCTCTTGCGCCGGCATCGAAAACTATTCGCGCTATCTCACCGGCCGTCAGCCGGGCGATCCGCCGCCGACCTTGTTCGAATACATTCCCGACAATGCGCTGGTCTTCATCGACGAAAGCCATGTCACCGTACCGCAGATCGGCGGCATGTATCGCGGCGACTTCAGGCGCAAGGCGACGCTGGCCGAATACGGATTCCGCCTGCCCTCCTGCATGGACAACCGGCCGCTGCGCTTCGAGGAATGGGACGCCATGCGTCCGCTTTCCGTCGCCGTTTCGGCGACCCCTGGCGGCTGGGAGATGGAACAGGCCGGCGGCGTCTTCGCCGAGCAGGTCATCCGCCCGACCGGGCTGATCGACCCGCCGGTCGAGGTGCGCCCGGCGAAGAGCCAGGTCGACGATGTCGTCGGCGAGATCCGCGAGACCACCAAGGCAGGCTACCGCACGCTGGTCACCGTGCTGACCAAGCGCATGGCCGAGGATTTGACCGAATATCTGCACGAACAGGGCGTGCGCGTGCGCTACATGCATTCCGACATCGACACGCTGGAGCGCATCGAGATCCTGCGCGATCTGCGCCTCGGCGCTTTCGACGTGCTGGTCGGCATCAACCTTCTGCGCGAAGGCCTCGACATTCCCGAATGCGGCTTCGTCGCCATTCTCGACGCCGACAAGGAAGGTTTTTTGCGTTCCGAGACGTCGCTGATCCAGACCATCGGCCGCGCCGCCCGCAACGTCGACGGCAAGGTCATCCTCTACGCCGACCAGGTCACCGGCTCGATGGAACGGGCGATGGCCGAGACCAACCGCCGCCGCGAAAAGCAGATGGAATGGAACGCGGCCAACGGCATCACGCCGGAATCGGTCAAGTCGCGCATCTCCGACATTCTCGACTCGGTCTACGAGAAGGACCACGTCCGCGCCGACATCTCGCAGTTCACCGACAGCGCCGGCGCCATGATGGGCAACAACCTCAAGGCGCATCTCGACGCCATGGAGAAACAGATGCGCGACGCCGCCGCCAATCTCGATTTCGAGAAGGCGGCCCGCATCCGCGACGAGATCAAGCGTTTGCGCGAGATGGAACTGTCCATATCCGAAGACCCTCTGGCCAAATATGCCGATATGGAAAGCCCGGTCTCGGGCCGCGAAAAGGGGAAGCACAACAAGGGCGTGGCCAAGCACCGCACGGTCGAGGAACAGGAACGTTTCCGCAAGCTCGACGAAGTACGCGCCGCCGAAGAGGCCGCCAGGGCTGCCCGGCCCAACCTCTTCCGCAAGCCGTCGATCGACGACATGGGCCCCGGCACCGACATGCCGACGCCGGCGGGTGCCGTATCGCGCTCGCTGTTCAAGAAGCAGTCGGCAGAGGAAGCGCACGGCTCCGACTTCGGCATTCCGGGCGACGCCACCAAACCGCTGTTCAAGAAGAACTCGCTCGACGAGATGACGGTGCGGCGGACGGAAAAGCCGGTCGAGGGAAAACTGCCGGCGAAGCCTCAGCCGATCTCCCCCAAGTGGGGGGAGATGCCCGGCGGGGCAGGCGCGAAGGATCGCGACGACAAACCAATCGTCCGCCAGCGCGCCGGCATCGGCTCTTACGAGGACCCAGGCGATACGCGCAGAGAGAAGCGCCGGCCGGGCAAGACCGGGCGGCCGGGGAAGTAG
- a CDS encoding protein-L-isoaspartate O-methyltransferase family protein, producing the protein MKRRDFLTLSAGAAAFSILPATVRAALPVPYDRNAEVPLSDKKAFIDWMVANRGEDPKFLAERFDRFQIMVYNKDVLDDRNKRAFLSTPREEFVLPQNLGRAYDHAFLDIGYGVTISGPHLVGRMTTAIDVQFGEAVLEVGTGSGYQSAYLANLTDKVHTIEIINPLAQRTRRTYDGLIDRGYSVFGSVTSRNADGYYGWESVGPFDKIIVTCGIDHIPPSLLQQLKPNGVMVIPVGPPGAQHVLKVIKQQLADGTFNIVRSDIYNGKVVPFVPFTKLEGDQIVGTHNG; encoded by the coding sequence ATGAAGCGTCGGGATTTCTTGACGCTGTCGGCGGGTGCGGCGGCGTTCTCCATTCTTCCGGCGACCGTCAGGGCTGCCTTGCCGGTGCCCTACGACCGCAATGCCGAAGTGCCGTTGAGCGACAAAAAAGCGTTCATCGACTGGATGGTGGCCAATCGCGGCGAGGATCCGAAGTTTTTGGCCGAGCGATTCGATCGCTTCCAGATCATGGTCTACAACAAGGACGTGCTGGACGACCGCAACAAGCGCGCCTTCCTTTCGACGCCACGGGAAGAATTCGTGCTGCCGCAGAATCTGGGGCGCGCCTATGACCATGCCTTCCTCGACATCGGCTATGGCGTGACCATTTCCGGCCCGCATCTGGTCGGACGCATGACGACGGCCATCGACGTGCAGTTCGGCGAAGCCGTGCTCGAAGTCGGCACCGGTTCGGGCTACCAGTCGGCGTATCTCGCCAACCTCACCGACAAGGTGCACACGATCGAGATCATCAATCCGCTGGCGCAGCGTACGCGGCGCACCTATGACGGGCTGATCGATCGCGGCTACAGCGTGTTCGGCTCGGTCACCAGCCGCAATGCCGACGGCTATTATGGCTGGGAGAGCGTCGGCCCGTTCGACAAGATCATCGTCACCTGCGGCATCGACCACATTCCGCCGTCGCTGCTGCAGCAGCTCAAGCCCAATGGCGTGATGGTCATCCCGGTCGGCCCGCCGGGCGCCCAGCACGTGCTCAAGGTGATCAAGCAGCAGCTCGCCGACGGCACATTCAACATCGTCCGCTCGGACATCTATAATGGCAAGGTGGTGCCGTTCGTGCCGTTCACCAAGCTCGAAGGCGACCAGATCGTCGGCACGCACAACGGTTGA
- a CDS encoding Kazal-type serine protease inhibitor domain-containing protein, translating to MLLLPVLLAACTVVVDDGPGPRPHPPRPEPEFCTRQYEPVCARRGGDRQTFANACLADRAGYRIVRDGPCRGDGDGGGGGGEEQTFCTREYAPVCARRHGEMRSFPNACEARAADYRIVGDGPC from the coding sequence GTGCTGTTGCTGCCGGTGCTTCTGGCCGCCTGCACCGTCGTCGTCGATGACGGGCCTGGACCACGCCCGCATCCACCGCGTCCCGAACCGGAATTCTGCACCAGGCAATATGAGCCGGTCTGTGCCCGGCGTGGCGGCGATCGCCAGACCTTCGCCAATGCCTGCCTCGCCGACCGTGCCGGCTACCGCATCGTGCGCGACGGTCCGTGCCGCGGCGACGGTGATGGCGGTGGCGGTGGCGGCGAAGAGCAGACGTTCTGCACCCGCGAATACGCGCCCGTCTGCGCCCGCCGTCACGGCGAGATGCGCAGCTTCCCCAACGCCTGCGAAGCCCGCGCCGCGGACTACCGCATCGTCGGCGATGGGCCGTGCTGA
- a CDS encoding nuclear transport factor 2 family protein → MRGVDVVKNVYDAYAKRDIVGALAHCSDDVVFRWVAEPEAPYIAAGNGKQQFLARLMALDSDFEYRSFVPVDIIDGGDKVAAQVEIHLTRRTTGQELVMRTADFWTLRDGKVIEMVEYYDTALAASVL, encoded by the coding sequence ATGCGTGGGGTGGACGTCGTCAAGAACGTTTATGATGCCTATGCAAAACGCGACATCGTGGGCGCGCTGGCCCACTGTTCCGACGATGTCGTCTTCCGCTGGGTCGCCGAACCGGAGGCACCCTATATCGCGGCAGGCAACGGCAAACAGCAATTCCTTGCCCGCCTCATGGCGCTGGACAGTGATTTCGAGTACCGCAGCTTCGTTCCGGTGGACATCATCGACGGTGGCGACAAGGTTGCGGCGCAGGTCGAAATCCATCTGACGCGCAGAACCACCGGCCAGGAGCTGGTCATGCGTACCGCCGATTTCTGGACGCTGCGCGACGGCAAGGTCATCGAGATGGTGGAGTATTACGACACCGCGCTGGCCGCCTCGGTCCTCTGA
- a CDS encoding glutathione S-transferase family protein: protein MILYYQTHSPFARKALVFAHEAGIADRLEVIHHETSPTLRNARVYAENPLGKVPVLLRPGASALFDSDVICAYLDTLHDGRKLLPQDGEARWQALRLQAVAQGLAQAGIALRWETERRPEPLRYGALAQGYRDKIEASYDWIESTLDDDAPLHVGHIAIATTLSWMAFRQLPSFRARARLTRWFEAFEKRASMRATPLSGDTHD from the coding sequence ATGATCCTCTACTATCAGACCCACTCACCTTTCGCGCGCAAGGCGCTCGTCTTCGCGCATGAGGCCGGCATTGCCGATCGGCTCGAGGTCATTCACCACGAGACCAGCCCGACCTTGCGCAACGCTCGCGTCTACGCCGAAAACCCGCTTGGCAAGGTGCCGGTGCTGCTGCGGCCGGGCGCATCGGCGCTCTTCGATTCCGACGTCATCTGCGCCTATCTCGACACGCTGCATGACGGCCGCAAGCTTTTGCCGCAAGACGGCGAGGCGCGCTGGCAGGCATTGCGGCTGCAGGCGGTCGCTCAAGGGCTGGCGCAGGCGGGCATCGCCTTGCGCTGGGAGACGGAAAGGAGACCCGAGCCGCTGCGCTATGGCGCTCTGGCGCAGGGATACCGGGACAAGATCGAGGCGAGCTACGACTGGATCGAAAGCACCCTGGACGACGACGCGCCGCTCCATGTCGGCCATATTGCGATCGCCACCACGCTGTCCTGGATGGCGTTCCGCCAGCTTCCCTCGTTTCGCGCGCGGGCGCGGCTGACGCGCTGGTTCGAGGCTTTCGAAAAGCGTGCGTCGATGCGGGCGACGCCGCTTTCGGGCGATACACATGATTGA
- a CDS encoding dihydrofolate reductase family protein, protein MRKLIVFNSISLDGYFTDGRGAMDWAHSQDPEWNAFVADNAKGGGMLVLGRVTYDLMIQFWPTPMAAQIAPVVAERMNAMPKVVFSRTLDTASWNNTELVKSGPAAKLRHLKQQPGNHMTILGSGNLVAQLAEENLIDEYQFVIVPVMLGAGRTMFEGIGNRLNVALARSQAFGNGNVFLRYEQKPQAS, encoded by the coding sequence ATGCGCAAGCTGATCGTATTCAACAGCATCTCGCTCGACGGCTATTTTACCGACGGGCGCGGCGCCATGGACTGGGCGCACAGCCAGGATCCGGAATGGAACGCGTTCGTCGCCGACAATGCCAAGGGCGGTGGCATGCTGGTGCTGGGCCGCGTTACTTATGACCTGATGATCCAGTTCTGGCCGACGCCGATGGCGGCCCAAATCGCACCGGTGGTGGCCGAACGCATGAACGCCATGCCGAAGGTCGTGTTCTCCCGCACGCTCGACACGGCGAGTTGGAACAACACCGAGTTGGTCAAAAGCGGGCCGGCCGCGAAGCTTCGGCACCTGAAGCAGCAACCGGGCAACCATATGACGATCCTGGGTAGTGGCAATCTCGTCGCTCAATTGGCCGAGGAGAATTTGATCGACGAATATCAGTTCGTCATCGTCCCGGTCATGCTTGGCGCCGGCAGGACTATGTTCGAAGGCATCGGCAATCGGCTCAACGTGGCGCTGGCGCGGTCGCAAGCCTTCGGCAACGGCAATGTCTTCCTGCGCTATGAGCAGAAGCCGCAGGCCAGCTAA
- a CDS encoding DUF1428 domain-containing protein: MSYVDGFVLAVPKAKLDDYKKLANLAGPVWMEHGALAYVECIGDDVPYGELTSFPRAVQAKDDEIVVFAWAVYESRQSRDTVMAKVMADPRLTPDLGPMPFDMKRMIFGGFQPFIEL; encoded by the coding sequence ATGTCCTATGTCGATGGTTTCGTGCTTGCCGTGCCAAAGGCCAAACTCGACGACTACAAGAAGCTGGCCAACCTCGCAGGCCCCGTATGGATGGAACACGGCGCGCTCGCCTATGTCGAATGTATCGGCGACGACGTGCCCTATGGCGAGCTGACCTCGTTTCCGCGTGCCGTTCAGGCAAAAGACGACGAGATCGTCGTCTTCGCCTGGGCGGTCTATGAATCCAGGCAAAGCCGCGACACGGTGATGGCCAAGGTGATGGCCGACCCGCGTTTGACACCCGATTTGGGGCCCATGCCCTTCGATATGAAGCGCATGATCTTCGGCGGCTTCCAGCCGTTCATAGAACTGTAG
- a CDS encoding cold-shock protein, with amino-acid sequence MTTGTVKFYNGQKGFGFIQPADGGKDVFVHVSALERAGFPGLAEGQKLQFELERDGKGRESAANLQLI; translated from the coding sequence ATGACCACCGGAACCGTGAAGTTCTACAATGGCCAGAAGGGTTTTGGCTTCATTCAGCCGGCCGATGGCGGCAAGGACGTTTTCGTCCATGTCAGCGCGCTGGAGCGCGCCGGCTTTCCCGGCCTCGCCGAAGGCCAGAAGCTGCAGTTCGAACTGGAACGTGACGGCAAGGGCCGCGAGTCGGCCGCCAATCTGCAACTGATCTGA
- a CDS encoding DUF2778 domain-containing protein translates to MALSSKHKIIWGQREGGEFVDAQRAPSFNPKRIVRWVAVPGASAAVGLWLIGTMAGLSSVGASLSATSGGGLPQTLAMPGSLAMADPLKQHFLRSSAPFVLANAHGGAQALHDHAVQCGASCFKLARVSPLAEKSARLVAQAKPEQPILKSKAQERFERMEASLSPTKLAAAFAGAGKPVATADARPVISKAAPQIIEASLVPSAQVMASLSDDMPAPAAERFARADTGSVVVQTAPAPTGFAQSQTPDNAQLALALVESMPVDDEAFASPLPMTESSADVAVAPVETQQQQPGDAASLPDALTDDVPLPSRRPQYDTPQPKAVEQDRPAPQPKVAPPKIAQQKPAPQAKPVQQAQQPTRPARTGRSGEGGDVLAYAKPDTPSGGLGQAFRNLFNGPGGGSGAGHGVAVYDISAKTVYMPDGQRLEAHSGLGAMVDQPRYVHVKDRGPTPPNTYNLSLRESRFHGVEALRLTPVGGGNKYNRNGLLAHTYMLRGGRAESNGCVVFRDYARFLAAFKKGKVTRLVVVPRLNGSPTQVATDNARGA, encoded by the coding sequence ATGGCGTTGTCGAGTAAACACAAAATAATCTGGGGCCAGCGCGAGGGCGGCGAGTTCGTCGATGCGCAGCGTGCCCCTTCCTTCAACCCGAAACGGATCGTCCGCTGGGTCGCGGTGCCCGGTGCCAGCGCCGCCGTCGGCCTGTGGCTGATCGGCACCATGGCCGGCCTCAGTTCCGTCGGCGCCTCGCTTTCGGCGACGTCGGGCGGCGGCCTGCCGCAGACGCTGGCCATGCCGGGCTCGCTGGCGATGGCCGATCCGCTGAAGCAGCATTTCCTCAGATCTTCGGCGCCGTTCGTGCTGGCCAATGCCCATGGCGGCGCGCAGGCCCTGCACGACCACGCCGTGCAATGCGGCGCCAGCTGCTTCAAGCTGGCCCGTGTGAGCCCGCTGGCGGAGAAATCCGCGCGCCTCGTGGCGCAGGCAAAGCCGGAGCAGCCAATCCTGAAGTCGAAGGCGCAGGAGCGCTTCGAACGCATGGAAGCGTCGCTGTCGCCGACCAAGCTCGCCGCCGCCTTTGCCGGCGCCGGCAAGCCTGTTGCCACGGCCGACGCCCGCCCGGTGATTTCCAAGGCCGCGCCGCAGATTATCGAGGCGTCGCTGGTGCCGTCGGCCCAGGTTATGGCCAGCCTGTCGGATGACATGCCGGCTCCTGCGGCGGAACGCTTCGCCCGTGCCGACACCGGTTCCGTTGTCGTGCAGACCGCGCCGGCGCCGACGGGCTTTGCCCAGTCGCAAACACCCGACAACGCACAGCTGGCGCTGGCGCTCGTCGAGTCGATGCCGGTCGATGACGAGGCATTCGCCTCGCCGCTGCCGATGACTGAATCCTCGGCCGATGTTGCGGTTGCGCCAGTCGAGACCCAGCAGCAGCAGCCTGGCGACGCCGCCTCGCTGCCGGATGCGCTGACCGACGACGTGCCGCTGCCGAGCCGACGCCCGCAGTACGACACGCCGCAGCCCAAGGCCGTGGAGCAGGACAGACCCGCGCCGCAGCCCAAGGTTGCTCCGCCCAAGATCGCGCAGCAGAAGCCGGCGCCGCAGGCGAAGCCGGTCCAGCAGGCACAGCAGCCGACAAGGCCGGCCCGGACCGGCCGGTCTGGCGAGGGCGGCGATGTGCTCGCCTATGCCAAGCCGGACACGCCTTCGGGCGGCCTCGGTCAGGCGTTCAGGAACCTTTTCAACGGGCCGGGCGGCGGCAGCGGAGCCGGTCACGGCGTCGCCGTCTATGACATCAGCGCCAAGACCGTCTACATGCCGGATGGCCAGCGGCTCGAGGCGCATTCCGGTCTCGGCGCCATGGTCGACCAGCCGCGCTATGTCCACGTCAAGGATCGTGGCCCGACGCCGCCCAACACCTACAATCTGTCGCTGCGTGAATCCCGCTTCCATGGCGTCGAGGCGCTGCGCCTGACCCCGGTCGGTGGCGGCAACAAATACAACCGCAACGGCCTGCTCGCCCACACCTACATGCTGCGCGGCGGCCGCGCCGAGTCCAATGGCTGCGTCGTCTTCCGGGACTATGCCCGCTTCCTCGCCGCCTTCAAGAAGGGCAAGGTCACACGTCTCGTCGTGGTGCCGCGCCTGAACGGATCGCCGACACAGGTGGCGACGGACAACGCCCGCGGCGCCTGA
- a CDS encoding VOC family protein yields MTDQTPVQPRAEVLGGLTPYLQVDGAFKAAEFYKKAFGAEQVFAYPADEKGRTMHIHLHVNGSTLMLGDAFPEHGHPHKAAQGYTLQLHLDDGDIDSWWQRAVDAGCEVVTPLQVMFWGDRWGQLNDPFGVAWAMNAPVK; encoded by the coding sequence ATGACTGACCAGACCCCCGTTCAGCCCAGGGCAGAAGTGCTCGGCGGATTGACCCCTTATCTGCAGGTTGACGGCGCCTTCAAGGCTGCCGAATTCTACAAGAAGGCCTTCGGCGCCGAGCAGGTCTTTGCCTATCCGGCAGACGAAAAAGGCCGCACCATGCACATCCATCTCCACGTCAACGGCTCGACGCTGATGCTGGGCGATGCCTTTCCCGAACACGGCCATCCGCATAAGGCGGCGCAAGGTTACACGCTGCAGCTCCATCTCGACGACGGCGACATCGACAGCTGGTGGCAGCGCGCCGTCGATGCCGGCTGCGAAGTGGTCACGCCGCTGCAGGTGATGTTCTGGGGCGACCGCTGGGGCCAGCTGAACGATCCGTTCGGCGTCGCCTGGGCGATGAACGCGCCGGTCAAGTAG
- a CDS encoding cold-shock protein, protein MAQTGTVKFFNATKGFGFITPDGGAKDVFVHISAIEASGLRTLVDGQKVTFDVEPDRMGKGPKAVNLRAA, encoded by the coding sequence ATGGCCCAGACCGGCACCGTTAAATTCTTCAACGCGACCAAAGGCTTCGGTTTCATCACGCCCGACGGCGGCGCCAAGGACGTGTTCGTCCACATTTCCGCGATCGAGGCATCGGGCCTGCGCACGCTCGTCGACGGCCAGAAGGTCACCTTCGACGTCGAGCCGGACCGCATGGGCAAAGGCCCGAAGGCGGTCAACCTCCGCGCCGCCTGA
- a CDS encoding tetratricopeptide repeat-containing sulfotransferase family protein, translated as MQQALQLHQAGRRQEAETIYRQVLARQPKHAAAAHFLGLLLHQTGRSEEGLDLLEQSVSLQPTSADFLNNFGTVMRDLGRIDAAIDFFRGAVDLRPEQLAARDNLGSSLKQLGRFEEAEEIYRGTVARNPFHVRARIGLAETLQEAGRLDEALAVFREALTIRPKDADLLHGLGVGLMEKGKLDEAADLFRQALAINPGMATAWLMLTQVKRQKERDAELAGMEAQHAKAPQDSLARMQLSFGLGKANDDLKDYNRAFDYFAEGNAIRRKGINYDPVRTRAEFEAMKTVFDAGFFEKHRPSPITDDAPIFIVGMPRSGTTLVEQIIASHPKVYGAGELSILKKSVGKQFPANMPGGFPWGVSDTDDADFAEAGQAYLDMLHARYPHISHVTDKMPGNFLLIGFIHMMMPKARIIHCARDAVATCLSIYKVHFRGDSHRYGYDLGELADFHNLYTDIMAHWHKVLPGVVHDVRYEDFVADQEGQSRALIDYLGLPWDDAVLSFHETDRPVRTASAAQVRQPMYQGSVDLWKRYGDRLKPLLDKLD; from the coding sequence GTGCAACAGGCGCTGCAACTGCATCAGGCCGGGCGCCGGCAAGAGGCCGAGACAATCTACCGGCAAGTCCTGGCGCGTCAGCCCAAACACGCGGCGGCTGCGCATTTCCTGGGACTGCTGCTGCACCAGACCGGGCGCAGCGAAGAGGGGCTCGATCTCCTTGAACAATCGGTGAGCCTGCAGCCGACAAGTGCCGATTTCCTCAACAATTTTGGCACGGTGATGCGCGACCTCGGCCGTATCGACGCGGCAATCGACTTCTTCCGTGGCGCGGTGGATCTGCGGCCGGAGCAACTCGCGGCGCGCGACAATCTCGGCTCGTCGCTGAAGCAGCTCGGCCGGTTTGAGGAGGCCGAAGAGATTTATCGCGGCACGGTCGCACGCAATCCCTTCCATGTGCGCGCCCGCATCGGACTTGCCGAAACCCTGCAGGAAGCCGGACGCTTGGACGAGGCGCTGGCGGTTTTTCGCGAAGCGCTGACCATCCGCCCCAAGGATGCCGACCTGCTGCACGGGCTCGGCGTCGGGCTGATGGAAAAGGGCAAGCTCGACGAGGCCGCCGACCTGTTCAGGCAAGCGCTGGCAATCAACCCCGGCATGGCCACCGCCTGGCTGATGCTGACGCAGGTCAAGCGCCAGAAGGAGCGCGATGCCGAATTGGCCGGCATGGAAGCCCAGCACGCCAAGGCACCGCAGGACAGCCTCGCACGCATGCAACTGTCCTTCGGCCTCGGCAAGGCCAATGACGATTTGAAGGACTACAACAGGGCCTTCGACTATTTCGCCGAAGGCAATGCCATTCGCCGCAAGGGCATCAACTATGATCCCGTCAGGACGCGCGCGGAATTCGAGGCGATGAAGACGGTGTTCGATGCCGGCTTCTTCGAGAAGCACAGGCCGAGCCCGATCACCGATGACGCGCCGATCTTTATCGTCGGCATGCCGCGTTCGGGCACGACGCTGGTCGAGCAGATCATCGCCAGCCATCCCAAGGTCTATGGCGCCGGCGAGCTCAGCATCCTGAAGAAGTCGGTCGGCAAGCAGTTCCCGGCCAACATGCCGGGCGGCTTTCCCTGGGGCGTATCGGATACGGACGATGCGGATTTCGCCGAGGCAGGCCAGGCCTATCTCGACATGCTGCATGCCCGCTATCCGCATATCAGCCATGTCACCGACAAGATGCCGGGCAACTTCCTGCTTATCGGCTTCATCCACATGATGATGCCGAAGGCCAGGATCATCCACTGTGCCCGCGATGCGGTGGCAACCTGCCTGTCGATCTACAAGGTGCATTTCCGCGGCGACAGCCACCGCTATGGCTACGACCTCGGCGAGCTCGCCGACTTCCACAATCTCTACACCGACATCATGGCGCATTGGCACAAGGTGCTGCCCGGCGTCGTGCACGATGTGCGCTATGAGGATTTCGTCGCCGATCAGGAAGGGCAAAGCCGGGCGCTCATCGACTATCTCGGCCTGCCATGGGACGATGCCGTGCTGTCGTTCCACGAGACCGATCGTCCGGTGCGCACGGCGTCCGCCGCCCAAGTGCGCCAGCCGATGTATCAAGGCTCTGTCGATTTGTGGAAGCGCTATGGAGACCGGCTGAAGCCGCTGCTTGACAAACTGGACTGA